Proteins from a single region of Candidatus Bathyarchaeota archaeon:
- a CDS encoding isoprenylcysteine carboxylmethyltransferase family protein, giving the protein MQITKHVIKEVVLFIVLVILIAVPLYFLTLTDAQWGTTEKWILIALNVVFLGLFIAFIPFKKKLSRLPSSVYIAFVVALFVEMYGIPLTMYMFATVVGKDNIFSLEFLLTGVFGEEPFYRFFNSYIFPASKIIMGIGILLIIYGWRAVHKARREGRLVTTGLYSYIRNPQYVGFLIITLGLNVMYLTVITLILWPILAVLYWKLAKREDKEMEEQFGEEFLEYKRNVPAFIPRPWKKWKKS; this is encoded by the coding sequence GTGCAGATAACAAAACACGTAATAAAAGAAGTTGTTCTATTCATAGTCTTAGTCATACTAATTGCTGTTCCGCTCTACTTCCTCACCCTCACCGATGCACAATGGGGCACAACTGAAAAATGGATTCTAATCGCTCTGAACGTGGTTTTTCTGGGGCTCTTTATCGCTTTCATTCCGTTTAAGAAGAAGCTCTCACGGCTACCAAGCAGCGTCTACATTGCTTTCGTAGTTGCGCTTTTTGTTGAGATGTATGGCATTCCACTCACTATGTACATGTTCGCAACTGTTGTAGGTAAAGACAACATTTTCTCCTTAGAGTTCCTATTAACAGGTGTCTTTGGCGAGGAGCCATTCTACCGCTTCTTTAATTCATACATTTTCCCAGCATCAAAAATAATCATGGGCATAGGCATACTCTTAATCATTTATGGCTGGAGAGCAGTGCATAAAGCCAGACGCGAAGGCAGACTCGTCACTACAGGACTCTACAGTTACATACGTAACCCTCAATACGTGGGTTTCCTCATTATCACCTTGGGCTTGAACGTTATGTACCTCACAGTGATAACCCTGATTTTATGGCCGATTCTAGCAGTCCTCTACTGGAAATTGGCAAAAAGAGAGGATAAAGAAATGGAAGAGCAGTTCGGCGAAGAATTCCTAGAATACAAACGCAACGTTCCAGCCTTCATCCCGCGCCCATGGAAAAAATGGAAAAAGTCATAA
- a CDS encoding formate--phosphoribosylaminoimidazolecarboxamide ligase, with protein sequence MIESQDIAKILEKYDTSKLAVGTLGSHSSLNIFKGAKEEGFRTVCICKEKDVIMYQKYPLVDELIIVKDFTELLNEQLQERLRKLNVVLIPHGSFTAYLSTKELTDSLFVPMMGNRKLLHWEANRKSQEEWLRQAGLRLPATFKSPDDIDRLIIAKLQGAKGGRGYFLANSPKGFYKKANEMIKRGLLTKQDIDKVHLQEYALGVNVYPSYFSSTINDDVELLAMDRRYESAVDSIGKIPASEQLEIDIIPTYTVVGNFPIVLRESLLPEMMRMGDNVQKKAKELAPPGIIGPFCLETVITDDLRIFTFEISARIVAGTNVGIGTSPYAYLRYGENMYMGRRIAVEIKHAIKQKRLHDVVA encoded by the coding sequence ATGATTGAAAGCCAAGACATTGCCAAAATCTTAGAGAAATATGACACAAGTAAGTTGGCAGTTGGCACTTTAGGCTCGCACAGTTCGCTAAACATTTTCAAAGGCGCCAAAGAAGAGGGCTTTCGCACCGTTTGTATCTGTAAAGAAAAAGACGTCATCATGTACCAAAAGTACCCACTCGTTGACGAGTTAATCATTGTTAAAGACTTCACGGAGCTTCTCAACGAGCAGTTGCAGGAGAGACTACGCAAACTAAACGTTGTCCTCATTCCACACGGCTCATTCACCGCCTACCTTAGCACAAAAGAGTTAACTGACAGCCTCTTTGTGCCAATGATGGGCAACCGCAAACTGCTCCACTGGGAAGCCAACCGCAAAAGCCAAGAAGAATGGCTAAGACAAGCAGGACTCCGACTGCCAGCCACCTTCAAGTCACCAGACGACATCGACAGACTAATTATCGCTAAACTGCAGGGTGCAAAAGGCGGCAGAGGCTACTTCCTTGCCAACTCGCCGAAGGGCTTCTACAAGAAAGCCAACGAAATGATAAAACGCGGCTTGCTCACCAAACAGGACATTGATAAAGTGCACCTGCAAGAATACGCGCTTGGCGTGAACGTTTACCCAAGCTACTTCAGCTCAACCATAAACGACGATGTAGAGCTACTGGCAATGGACAGACGATACGAATCAGCCGTGGACTCAATCGGCAAAATTCCAGCAAGCGAGCAACTCGAAATCGACATTATCCCTACGTACACTGTGGTAGGCAACTTCCCAATTGTGCTTCGAGAATCCCTGTTGCCCGAGATGATGCGCATGGGTGACAACGTCCAAAAGAAAGCCAAAGAACTCGCTCCCCCAGGCATCATCGGACCATTCTGTCTCGAAACCGTAATAACAGACGACCTGAGAATCTTTACGTTTGAAATTTCTGCACGAATCGTTGCAGGCACGAACGTTGGAATCGGCACGTCACCTTATGCTTACTTGCGGTACGGCGAGAACATGTACATGGGCAGACGCATAGCAGTGGAAATTAAGCATGCAATTAAGCAGAAAAGGCTACATGATGTTGTAGCTTAA
- a CDS encoding GTP-binding protein produces the protein MPRFKQTTQIHQLMSQKELIRNLGIIAHIDHGKTTLADSLLAGAGMLSPQMAGSARVLDYLSEEQKRKITIKTANMSLLYKTQNGNYIINLVDTPGHVDFTGKVTRALRVIDGAVVVVDAVEEIMAQTEILVKQALEERVRPVLFINKVDRLITELQLSEAQIQNKLDHIISRFNDLIELYAEEQFKARWKISASLGNVAFGAALHGWGFTLGMAKKQGIKFSDIIKAYAAKKQEKLQKPLPVYKAIFEMAIKHLPNPQQAQGYRIEKIWGGSVGSNVGKALVECRDDAPKVLFVTCVRTDLNGDTIATGRVFSGTIKEGDKLHLMNAAAETEVIDVALEMGLFREDVSDVSAGNLASATLAGTVKVGETLVDLEHQEKMVPFEGIRYVSEPVVTVAVEPKNPKDIPALLKGLERLAGEDPNLKLTIDKETGEYLLSGMGELHLEIAVNELKRERNVEVAISSPRVLYMESIQKSGIVALAKSPNKQNSFWVQVEPNAEKPAKAEKGKTLRVDEHHNTLVDCNGKARSVSAEVLDAILSGFEFACKAGPLCSEPVQRVRVNLVDFQLGNEVDGSEVMRGIGKAVFGSFLTAEPVLLEPIYKIIVTVASELASESTRILTTRRGKVTSYEQKGLLTCISGSIPVSETFGFAKEIRSATSGKAIWQTFFDHWEKIPKKLETQTISELRQRKGLASEVPKPDRFLEQ, from the coding sequence ATGCCAAGATTCAAACAGACAACACAAATTCACCAGCTCATGAGCCAAAAAGAGTTAATCCGAAACCTAGGCATAATAGCGCACATTGACCACGGAAAAACCACGCTTGCCGACTCGTTGCTGGCTGGCGCAGGCATGCTGTCGCCTCAAATGGCAGGCTCCGCAAGAGTATTAGACTACCTCTCAGAAGAGCAGAAGCGGAAAATCACAATCAAAACAGCCAACATGTCCCTACTCTACAAAACCCAAAACGGCAACTACATAATAAACCTCGTTGACACGCCGGGGCACGTGGACTTCACAGGCAAAGTCACAAGAGCACTCCGCGTGATCGATGGCGCAGTGGTCGTAGTAGATGCTGTGGAGGAAATTATGGCTCAAACCGAAATCCTAGTCAAGCAAGCTCTCGAGGAACGTGTGCGCCCAGTGCTTTTCATAAACAAAGTTGACCGCCTAATCACCGAACTGCAGCTAAGCGAGGCGCAAATCCAAAACAAACTAGACCACATAATCAGCCGCTTCAACGACCTAATAGAACTCTACGCTGAGGAACAATTCAAAGCCCGGTGGAAAATCAGTGCTTCTTTGGGCAATGTGGCTTTCGGCGCGGCCTTGCACGGCTGGGGCTTCACGCTTGGCATGGCGAAAAAGCAAGGCATAAAGTTTTCAGACATCATAAAAGCGTACGCTGCCAAGAAGCAGGAAAAGTTGCAGAAGCCTTTGCCTGTTTACAAAGCAATATTTGAAATGGCAATCAAGCACCTTCCAAATCCCCAGCAAGCGCAGGGTTACCGAATTGAGAAGATTTGGGGTGGAAGCGTTGGTTCCAATGTTGGTAAGGCTCTGGTTGAATGCAGAGATGACGCGCCTAAAGTGTTGTTTGTGACCTGCGTACGTACCGACTTAAACGGTGACACCATAGCCACAGGGCGAGTCTTCTCAGGCACCATAAAAGAAGGCGACAAACTACACCTCATGAACGCTGCCGCTGAAACTGAAGTTATAGATGTTGCTCTTGAGATGGGCTTGTTTAGGGAAGACGTCAGCGATGTTTCGGCTGGCAACTTGGCATCCGCAACTTTGGCTGGAACCGTTAAGGTAGGCGAGACGCTTGTTGATTTGGAGCACCAAGAGAAGATGGTGCCTTTTGAGGGTATCCGTTATGTTTCTGAGCCTGTGGTGACTGTGGCTGTTGAGCCAAAAAACCCCAAAGACATTCCCGCCTTACTAAAGGGGCTTGAGAGGCTTGCAGGCGAAGACCCAAACCTCAAGCTGACTATTGATAAGGAAACTGGCGAATACCTCTTGAGCGGCATGGGCGAGTTGCACTTAGAGATAGCCGTCAACGAACTCAAACGCGAACGCAATGTTGAGGTTGCGATTTCTTCGCCAAGAGTTCTCTACATGGAAAGCATACAGAAAAGCGGCATAGTAGCCTTGGCGAAAAGCCCAAACAAGCAGAACAGTTTCTGGGTGCAAGTGGAACCTAACGCAGAGAAACCAGCAAAAGCCGAAAAGGGCAAAACTCTCAGGGTTGACGAGCACCACAACACACTTGTGGATTGTAACGGAAAAGCGAGGTCGGTTTCCGCGGAAGTTTTAGATGCAATCTTGAGCGGGTTTGAGTTTGCTTGCAAAGCAGGACCCTTATGCAGTGAGCCAGTGCAGCGGGTGCGGGTGAACTTGGTTGATTTCCAACTTGGCAATGAGGTTGACGGTTCAGAGGTCATGCGTGGAATCGGCAAAGCAGTCTTTGGCAGTTTTCTAACAGCTGAGCCCGTCTTGCTTGAACCCATCTACAAAATAATCGTTACCGTTGCCTCAGAGCTTGCAAGCGAATCCACACGGATACTGACCACAAGGCGGGGCAAAGTTACCTCATATGAACAGAAAGGGCTTCTTACCTGCATCAGCGGCAGCATCCCGGTTTCAGAAACCTTTGGCTTCGCTAAGGAAATTCGCTCAGCAACTTCGGGAAAGGCAATCTGGCAAACATTCTTTGATCACTGGGAAAAAATACCTAAAAAACTAGAAACGCAAACAATCAGTGAGTTGCGTCAGCGGAAAGGGCTTGCGTCAGAGGTGCCTAAGCCAGACAGGTTTCTGGAGCAATAG
- a CDS encoding cysteine hydrolase, translating into MRVIVLINPAVILVDVQNDFFTGPLKIKRVGNIVEPLQRLVVAARKKEVPVIYSIDAHYPQDFEVIRKWGSHAIKGTKGAEVIPELEPDKTSDYIVEKRTYSGFFETGLDPLLRSLYKGDGAKTVVLGGLHTNICIRHTSADAFFRGYRIVVASDGVEAFTKQDHEQGLKYLEYVYDAKVMLVNDIIKEIVEFERV; encoded by the coding sequence GTGAGAGTGATAGTTTTGATTAATCCAGCTGTCATACTTGTGGATGTTCAAAACGATTTCTTCACTGGGCCTCTAAAAATCAAGAGAGTTGGCAATATCGTTGAGCCGTTGCAGCGTCTGGTTGTGGCTGCACGCAAAAAAGAGGTGCCGGTTATCTATAGTATAGACGCTCATTACCCTCAAGATTTTGAGGTTATAAGGAAATGGGGTAGCCACGCCATCAAAGGCACCAAGGGCGCCGAAGTCATCCCTGAGTTGGAGCCAGATAAAACAAGCGATTACATCGTGGAAAAGCGAACTTACAGCGGCTTTTTTGAGACTGGATTAGACCCGCTGCTTCGCAGTCTCTACAAGGGCGATGGTGCGAAAACGGTGGTGCTGGGCGGGTTGCATACTAATATTTGTATTAGGCATACTTCAGCGGACGCTTTCTTTCGTGGTTACCGTATAGTGGTTGCCAGTGACGGCGTTGAAGCGTTCACCAAGCAGGACCACGAGCAAGGACTAAAGTATCTGGAATACGTTTACGATGCTAAGGTAATGTTGGTCAACGATATAATCAAAGAGATAGTTGAGTTTGAACGTGTTTAG
- a CDS encoding DUF2283 domain-containing protein, protein MSTVAFDGTNVALRQKRWRHIVLRHPELKNAVALILDTVAHPDEVYVDPTGAFHALRRVGDVSDFLVVIYSIEDEGYKNRILYKYHKKNKEVQNIQKIKTLLEIDAREVLERMEAKYNVKLPRRVITLDFDENVGDLYIRFKTTEVTEGEPTEDGKAIIHYDKKGKITAVEITDISAL, encoded by the coding sequence ATGAGTACTGTTGCTTTCGATGGAACAAATGTTGCATTAAGACAGAAGCGGTGGCGACACATTGTTCTGAGGCATCCAGAGCTTAAAAACGCTGTTGCGTTAATTTTGGATACTGTTGCTCACCCTGACGAGGTGTATGTTGACCCAACTGGTGCCTTTCATGCTCTAAGGCGAGTGGGTGATGTTTCGGATTTTCTTGTAGTCATTTACAGTATAGAAGATGAAGGCTATAAGAACCGCATACTATACAAGTACCACAAGAAAAACAAGGAGGTACAGAACATTCAGAAAATTAAAACTCTCCTAGAAATCGATGCGCGAGAAGTACTGGAGCGTATGGAAGCAAAATACAACGTAAAGTTACCTAGAAGAGTGATAACGCTAGACTTCGATGAGAATGTTGGTGACCTCTACATACGATTCAAAACTACTGAAGTAACCGAAGGAGAACCTACAGAAGACGGAAAAGCAATAATTCACTATGACAAAAAAGGCAAAATAACCGCAGTAGAAATCACTGACATATCTGCATTATAA
- a CDS encoding right-handed parallel beta-helix repeat-containing protein produces the protein MIRKSLVAMMLAILTTSMLMFAFNIQPVKSTDTMILIATDGSIDPPTAPIQRDGNNYKFTANINSQIVVRANNIVVDGSGYTLKGSGSGNGVYLLGVEGVTIQNVHVEGFTAGIYLEGSSGNTVTGNTVTSNAYDAIRLQDSSNNKITKNTITNNYHSIRLHGSSQNTITENILNDDYHGIFLHGSYGNTIQKNTLTNLRLRGIELYSSSDFNMISDNTLINAFRGVWLSVSYNNTIAENTIANNSYEGIAFYGAYNNTISANNIANNNYDGIYLYGASGTNTIIGNNLTNNYHGIHIHDSSSSNIISGNTITNSTRGIHIHEGSQLNTLKENTITNTHDGIYLDSSTQLNTVTANTITTSNRAIYIDGSLNNTVTANTITKNNQGIALQGSADFNTVSENTITGNDYDGIYLFRSSQNTISSNTIKENYHGINIDSATNNTITKNTITNNYYDGIHADDAANYNIISENTIASNRYDGIYMYDDSNFNLITKNTITRNGNDGIYIYCSQNNTISQNTITQNYKGVFFWNMSANTISENTIADNIYDGMCVHGAYNDIFGNVIANSGYDAIGLHGAFNIIYGNTITNSGFDGIHMYDSLYNTAYSNNLINNTIQTRLSDTTSALDNGYVSGGNYWADYTGVDEFSGPNQDEPGSDGIGDTPYVTDANNQDNYPLMAPIYWFDAGTLNGTRYSVYVVSNSMVSGLQVDPESSSLRLTIAKGVAGFFRIAIPKALLSSDSLTVQINGETITPKIIQDDNNVCLYFTSTQTTGTIEISASATAGFPMWASVLIIVIVFAVAISAIAIYKLNLSKKANQ, from the coding sequence TTGATTAGGAAATCACTTGTAGCAATGATGCTGGCAATATTAACAACCAGCATGTTAATGTTTGCATTCAACATCCAACCCGTGAAGTCCACCGACACCATGATTCTTATTGCAACCGACGGCTCAATTGACCCTCCAACAGCGCCGATTCAACGAGACGGCAACAACTACAAGTTCACCGCTAATATTAACAGCCAAATCGTTGTGAGGGCAAACAACATTGTGGTGGATGGAAGCGGTTACACTCTCAAGGGCTCAGGGAGCGGAAACGGGGTTTATTTGCTTGGCGTTGAAGGCGTCACAATCCAAAACGTCCATGTTGAAGGTTTCACAGCGGGCATTTACCTTGAAGGCTCGTCAGGTAACACCGTTACTGGAAACACCGTAACAAGCAATGCCTATGACGCCATTCGCCTACAAGATTCTTCCAACAACAAAATCACAAAAAACACCATAACAAACAACTACCACAGCATCCGCCTCCACGGCTCATCCCAAAATACTATCACAGAGAACATTCTAAATGATGATTACCACGGCATCTTCCTCCACGGCTCTTACGGCAACACTATCCAAAAAAACACACTAACAAACCTGCGCCTGCGAGGCATCGAACTCTACAGTTCCTCAGACTTCAACATGATTTCAGATAACACTTTAATTAACGCGTTCAGAGGCGTCTGGCTCTCAGTTTCCTACAACAACACTATTGCAGAAAACACGATAGCAAACAACAGCTACGAAGGCATCGCCTTCTACGGCGCCTACAACAACACCATCTCAGCAAACAACATCGCAAACAACAACTACGACGGCATCTACCTCTACGGCGCCTCAGGAACAAACACAATCATTGGAAACAACCTGACAAACAACTACCACGGCATCCACATCCACGACTCATCCAGTTCAAACATCATCAGCGGCAACACCATAACAAACAGCACCCGAGGCATCCACATACATGAAGGCTCACAACTAAACACTCTCAAAGAAAACACAATCACAAACACCCACGACGGCATTTACCTAGACAGCTCCACACAACTAAACACCGTTACTGCAAACACCATAACAACCAGTAACCGAGCTATCTACATCGACGGTTCGCTAAACAACACCGTTACTGCAAACACCATAACCAAAAATAATCAAGGCATCGCACTGCAAGGCTCAGCAGACTTTAACACTGTTTCAGAAAACACCATAACAGGCAACGATTATGACGGCATCTACCTGTTCCGTTCTTCCCAAAACACCATATCAAGCAATACAATCAAAGAAAACTATCACGGCATAAACATAGACAGCGCAACCAACAACACCATAACCAAAAACACAATAACAAACAATTACTACGACGGTATACACGCTGACGACGCAGCCAACTACAACATCATCTCAGAGAACACCATAGCGAGCAATCGTTATGACGGCATCTACATGTACGACGACTCAAACTTCAACCTCATCACAAAAAACACCATAACACGCAACGGCAATGACGGCATCTACATCTACTGCTCACAAAACAACACAATCTCACAAAACACTATAACCCAAAATTACAAAGGCGTCTTTTTCTGGAACATGTCAGCAAACACAATTTCCGAAAACACCATAGCTGACAACATCTATGACGGCATGTGTGTACACGGCGCGTATAACGATATTTTTGGAAATGTTATAGCCAACAGCGGCTACGACGCCATTGGACTGCACGGCGCCTTCAACATAATCTACGGAAACACTATAACAAACAGCGGCTTTGACGGCATCCACATGTACGATTCACTCTATAACACCGCTTACAGCAACAACCTGATTAACAACACAATCCAAACCCGCCTATCAGACACCACCAGCGCGCTCGATAACGGTTATGTTTCTGGGGGAAACTACTGGGCTGACTATACTGGAGTTGACGAGTTCTCAGGACCAAACCAAGATGAGCCGGGAAGCGACGGCATAGGCGACACGCCATACGTCACTGACGCAAACAACCAAGACAACTACCCGCTTATGGCTCCAATCTACTGGTTTGACGCAGGCACATTAAACGGCACTCGCTACTCTGTTTATGTGGTGAGCAACTCGATGGTTTCAGGCCTGCAAGTTGACCCTGAAAGCTCCAGTCTGCGCCTAACAATAGCTAAAGGTGTAGCGGGCTTCTTTAGAATCGCAATCCCCAAAGCTCTTCTATCTTCGGATAGTTTGACTGTTCAAATCAACGGTGAAACAATCACGCCGAAAATCATACAAGACGACAATAACGTGTGCCTCTACTTTACCAGCACTCAAACAACAGGCACAATTGAAATAAGCGCATCAGCAACAGCAGGCTTTCCCATGTGGGCTTCAGTTTTGATTATCGTAATCGTTTTTGCAGTTGCCATATCAGCCATAGCAATCTACAAACTAAACCTGTCAAAAAAAGCAAACCAATAA
- a CDS encoding serine/threonine protein kinase, with amino-acid sequence MKIPTTIPLEQLDSEPYASILCYPRTTATEIQNRVSELRALGIETLEFSGKTSAFNVPVLGKGYVGIVVVAHVRSERFALKIRRVDADRVNLKHEAEMLQRANAVGVGPQFVAVSDNFLLSQLVDGDLLGDWLGKHKTSGAVRRVLVDILEQCWRLDEAGLDHGELSKAPKHLLVDKSGKPFIVDFETASTQRNASNVTSVCQFLFQGNSNTAKSIAQILGVRNKQELVNALKNYKKNRTRSNFEALLQFYA; translated from the coding sequence GTGAAAATTCCCACGACAATACCACTTGAACAGCTAGACAGCGAGCCTTATGCATCTATCTTGTGTTACCCAAGGACAACAGCAACGGAGATACAGAATCGCGTCAGTGAACTGCGTGCACTGGGCATAGAAACTTTAGAATTCTCTGGTAAAACCTCAGCTTTCAACGTTCCCGTGCTTGGTAAAGGCTATGTCGGCATAGTCGTAGTAGCGCATGTACGTAGTGAAAGGTTCGCATTGAAGATACGCAGGGTAGACGCCGACAGAGTTAACCTTAAGCACGAAGCAGAAATGCTGCAAAGAGCCAACGCGGTCGGGGTTGGTCCACAATTTGTTGCTGTCAGCGATAATTTTCTTTTGTCACAGCTTGTTGATGGTGACTTACTTGGGGATTGGCTGGGAAAACACAAAACCTCAGGGGCCGTGCGCAGGGTTTTAGTTGACATCCTTGAGCAGTGCTGGCGCTTAGACGAAGCAGGCTTAGACCACGGCGAACTCAGCAAAGCGCCCAAGCACCTTCTCGTAGACAAGTCAGGTAAGCCGTTTATTGTGGATTTTGAAACCGCCAGCACACAACGCAACGCATCAAACGTTACATCCGTTTGCCAGTTCCTCTTCCAAGGCAACAGCAATACGGCTAAATCTATAGCTCAAATCCTTGGAGTGAGAAACAAACAAGAGTTAGTGAATGCATTGAAAAATTACAAGAAAAATAGAACCCGAAGCAACTTTGAGGCTCTGCTTCAGTTTTACGCTTGA
- a CDS encoding Xaa-Pro peptidase family protein — translation MKHINALKQSVEKQGKPSNLAIFNPINIIYFSGFSEAVALLLTEQNEGILYVSTTNYERAKAEVKNFTVEPIKRGEKLVDKISEQIQCKKLAVDTLPIESWRALAKAVGGEEKLEPVNNLIVELRKIKDEQEIKLIRQACKLADIGMQTAAEIIRPGMKENEVAAEVEYAMRRAGSDGTAFDTIVASGFCCAYPHGAAQERTIEEGDFVVVDLGAKYRFYCSDITRTLIAGKPSEKQARMFQTIQRAQQKAIEVIKPSVAAKDVDAVARLVVEEAGFCDYFVHNLGHGVGLEVHEGPVLSPDSKDVLEAGNVVTVEPGIYLPGFGGVRIEDTVLVTKSGAEKLTSANCSV, via the coding sequence TTGAAACACATCAACGCCCTAAAACAGTCAGTTGAAAAACAGGGCAAACCATCCAACTTGGCAATTTTTAATCCGATTAACATAATCTATTTTTCAGGTTTCTCTGAGGCAGTAGCACTCTTACTCACTGAACAAAACGAGGGCATTCTCTACGTCTCAACAACTAACTATGAGCGTGCAAAAGCAGAAGTCAAAAACTTTACTGTTGAACCCATAAAGCGTGGCGAGAAACTTGTTGATAAAATTTCCGAGCAAATCCAATGCAAAAAGCTTGCCGTTGACACCCTGCCGATTGAAAGCTGGCGTGCTCTCGCCAAAGCCGTCGGTGGAGAAGAAAAGCTCGAACCCGTCAACAATTTAATCGTTGAATTACGAAAAATTAAGGATGAGCAAGAAATCAAACTGATTCGTCAAGCCTGCAAGTTAGCTGATATCGGTATGCAAACCGCTGCTGAAATCATCCGTCCAGGCATGAAAGAAAATGAAGTTGCTGCCGAAGTCGAATACGCCATGCGCAGGGCAGGCTCAGACGGCACAGCTTTTGACACGATTGTTGCTTCAGGCTTTTGTTGCGCCTACCCACACGGCGCCGCTCAAGAGAGAACCATTGAGGAGGGTGATTTTGTTGTGGTTGATTTAGGTGCAAAGTACAGGTTTTATTGCTCAGACATTACCCGAACATTAATCGCTGGGAAACCTTCAGAAAAACAAGCAAGAATGTTCCAGACAATCCAGCGGGCGCAACAGAAAGCTATCGAGGTAATCAAGCCAAGTGTAGCGGCAAAAGATGTTGACGCAGTAGCTAGGCTTGTGGTTGAGGAGGCTGGGTTCTGTGACTATTTCGTTCATAACTTGGGGCACGGTGTTGGTTTGGAGGTTCATGAAGGACCCGTGCTGAGCCCTGACAGTAAAGACGTGTTGGAGGCGGGTAACGTTGTGACGGTTGAGCCTGGGATTTACCTGCCCGGCTTTGGCGGAGTCAGAATCGAAGACACTGTCTTAGTGACGAAGAGCGGTGCTGAAAAGTTGACGAGCGCGAACTGTTCAGTTTAA